One Pieris brassicae chromosome 11, ilPieBrab1.1, whole genome shotgun sequence DNA window includes the following coding sequences:
- the LOC123715996 gene encoding sodium/hydrogen exchanger 7 isoform X12, whose translation MNLLFVYCNIFLYIIVSCDASGTDIALDAKATLLHRIDSLNLLIYTCLLTLTVLTIWVFKHRRVSWLHETGLAVIYGLIVGAIIRYGSSTNEITYIDAHPDPDSKYNLSVPPDMVRFHFPDKIQVTGDGPVPNKTYAYSFRGEIVNVEQNEIDLKATFDPEIFFNIILPPIIFHAGYCLKRKYFFRNLGAILTFAMVGTALSALVIGSLMYGFVQLMPASLASSFTFLDTLYFGALISPTDPLTVLAIFSQLKVDVNLYAMIFGESVLNDAVALVLSGAIQNYEKRYSTDGEFEITAFLQAIGDFIGIFSLSLIVGALMGCFTALMTKFTHVRDWPLLESALFVLMSYAAFLIAEVCELTGVVAVLFCGICQAHYTYNNLSTDSRNRTKQLFELLNFLAENFIFTYIGVSMFTFPKHHFDPWFIIAGFLTSTLGRAVNIYPLSFLMNLGRKPPIPMNFQHMLFFSGLRGAMSFALAIRNTVSEARQAMLTTTSLIVIATVVLQGGAATHALAYLRIPTGYELSQGQNEESDTLPYRDVRNLYQATDVGSSESHRDSGDSGTEKSRLAKLWGALDSRLLKPLLTHARPPLTETLPAFFRPLARLLTTTRQYTQGDNNGLRRTDSDSDLCIDEPQPVPTSIDPQQLWPGLVDTRISVEGITGSNI comes from the exons ATGAATCTATTATTTGTCTACTGTAAtatctttttgtatataattgtatCATGTGATGCTTCTGGAACCGATATAGCACTTGATGCTAAGGCTACTTTGCTCCATCGTATAGATagtttaaatcttttaatttatacatgtcTTCTTACCCTGACCGTGCTTACAATTTGGGTATTCAAGCATCGTCGTGTGAGCTGGCTCCACGAAACGGGCTTGGCTGTAATATATG gtCTTATAGTTGGTGCCATTATTAGATATGGAAGCAGTACAAATGAAATTACCTATATTGATGCTCATCCAGATCCAGATTCCAAATACAACCTGTCTGTGCCCCCAGATATGGTTAGGTTCCACTTTCCAGATAAAATTCAAGTAACGGGTG ATGGTCCTGTACCAAACAAAACATATGCATACAGCTTTAGAGGAGAAATTGTTAATGTAGAACAGAATGAAATAGATCTAAAAGCTACATTTGatcctgaaatattttttaatattattcttccACCTATTATTTTCCATGCAGGGTACTGTTTAAAAAGA aAATACTTCTTTCGCAATTTAGGTGCTATATTGACCTTTGCAATGGTTGGGACGGCATTATCTGCATTGGTTATTGGATCACTTATGTATGGTTTTGTTCAACTGATGCCAGCATCATTGGCATCAAGCTTCACATTTTTAGACACACTCTACTTTGGTGCACTTATCTCTCCAACAGATCCCTTAACAGTTCTTGCTATTTTCTCACAGTTAAAG GTTGATGTTAATTTGTATGCAATGATTTTTGGCGAAAGTGTCCTAAATGATGCAGTAGCTTTAGTACTTAGCGG agcTATTCAAAACTATGAGAAGAGATATTCAACGGATGGCGAGTTTGAAATAACAGCGTTTTTACAAGCCATAGGCGATTTTATCGGAATATTCAGCCTTTCTCTTATCGTTGGAGCTCTCATGGGTTGTTTCACAGCATTG ATGACAAAGTTTACGCACGTACGTGACTGGCCTCTCCTGGAATCGGCATTGTTTGTCCTCATGTCATACGCGGCTTTCCTCATCGCCGAAGTGTGCGAATTAACAG gtgTTGTAGCGGTACTATTCTGTGGTATATGTCAGGCCCATTACACATACAACAACCTGTCTACGGACTCGAGAAATCGGACAAAACAATTGTTTGAATTGCTCAACTTTTTGGctgaaaactttatatttacatacattggTGTTTCGATGTTCACTTTCCCGAAACACCATTTTGATCCCTGGTTTATTATTGCCGGATTT TTGACTTCAACTCTTGGCCGAGCAGTAAATATCTATCCGCTCTCATTTCTAATGAATCTCGGACGAAAACCACCAATACCCATGAATTTCCAACACATGCTCTTCTTTTCTG GATTGCGAGGCGCAATGTCTTTCGCGCTAGCAATCCGTAACACAGTATCAGAGGCGCGTCAGGCGATGTTGACGACGACATCATTGATTGTGATAGCCACGGTGGTACTGCAAGGAGGCGCAGCGACGCATGCCTTAGCGTACTTGCGTATACCCACCGGGTACGAACTTAg cCAAGGACAGAACGAAGAAAGCGACACGCTTCCGTACAGGGATGTGAGAaat CTGTACCAGGCCACGGACGTGGGCAGCTCG gaaaGCCATCGTGATAGCGGCGATAGCGGAACTGAGAAATCCCGGCTAGCTAAGTTATGGGGTGCGCTGGACTCTCGTCTGCTTAAGCCGCTGCTTACGCACGCAAGACCACCACTTACGGAGACATTGCCCGCATTCTTTAGACCTCTAGCGAGGCTTTTGACTACCACACGCCAGTACACACAAGGA gACAATAATGGACTTCGAAGGACCGATTCAGATTCGGATCTGTGTATTGACGAACCACAACCAGTTCCTACAAGTATAGACCCACAG CAACTTTGGCCCGGACTTGTGGATACAAGGATTTCTGTTGAAGGTATCACTGGCAGTAATATATAA
- the LOC123715996 gene encoding sodium/hydrogen exchanger 7 isoform X15 — MNLLFVYCNIFLYIIVSCDASGTDIALDAKATLLHRIDSLNLLIYTCLLTLTVLTIWVFKHRRVSWLHETGLAVIYGLIVGAIIRYGSSTNEITYIDAHPDPDSKYNLSVPPDMVRFHFPDKIQVTGDGPVPNKTYAYSFRGEIVNVEQNEIDLKATFDPEIFFNIILPPIIFHAGYCLKRKYFFRNLGAILTFAMVGTALSALVIGSLMYGFVQLMPASLASSFTFLDTLYFGALISPTDPLTVLAIFSQLKVDVNLYAMIFGESVLNDAVALVLSGAIQNYEKRYSTDGEFEITAFLQAIGDFIGIFSLSLIVGALMGCFTALMTKFTHVRDWPLLESALFVLMSYAAFLIAEVCELTGVVAVLFCGICQAHYTYNNLSTDSRNRTKQLFELLNFLAENFIFTYIGVSMFTFPKHHFDPWFIIAGFLTSTLGRAVNIYPLSFLMNLGRKPPIPMNFQHMLFFSGLRGAMSFALAIRNTVSEARQAMLTTTSLIVIATVVLQGGAATHALAYLRIPTGQGQNEESDTLPYRDVRNESHRDSGDSGTEKSRLAKLWGALDSRLLKPLLTHARPPLTETLPAFFRPLARLLTTTRQYTQGDNNGLRRTDSDSDLCIDEPQPVPTSIDPQQLWPGLVDTRISVEGITGSNI, encoded by the exons ATGAATCTATTATTTGTCTACTGTAAtatctttttgtatataattgtatCATGTGATGCTTCTGGAACCGATATAGCACTTGATGCTAAGGCTACTTTGCTCCATCGTATAGATagtttaaatcttttaatttatacatgtcTTCTTACCCTGACCGTGCTTACAATTTGGGTATTCAAGCATCGTCGTGTGAGCTGGCTCCACGAAACGGGCTTGGCTGTAATATATG gtCTTATAGTTGGTGCCATTATTAGATATGGAAGCAGTACAAATGAAATTACCTATATTGATGCTCATCCAGATCCAGATTCCAAATACAACCTGTCTGTGCCCCCAGATATGGTTAGGTTCCACTTTCCAGATAAAATTCAAGTAACGGGTG ATGGTCCTGTACCAAACAAAACATATGCATACAGCTTTAGAGGAGAAATTGTTAATGTAGAACAGAATGAAATAGATCTAAAAGCTACATTTGatcctgaaatattttttaatattattcttccACCTATTATTTTCCATGCAGGGTACTGTTTAAAAAGA aAATACTTCTTTCGCAATTTAGGTGCTATATTGACCTTTGCAATGGTTGGGACGGCATTATCTGCATTGGTTATTGGATCACTTATGTATGGTTTTGTTCAACTGATGCCAGCATCATTGGCATCAAGCTTCACATTTTTAGACACACTCTACTTTGGTGCACTTATCTCTCCAACAGATCCCTTAACAGTTCTTGCTATTTTCTCACAGTTAAAG GTTGATGTTAATTTGTATGCAATGATTTTTGGCGAAAGTGTCCTAAATGATGCAGTAGCTTTAGTACTTAGCGG agcTATTCAAAACTATGAGAAGAGATATTCAACGGATGGCGAGTTTGAAATAACAGCGTTTTTACAAGCCATAGGCGATTTTATCGGAATATTCAGCCTTTCTCTTATCGTTGGAGCTCTCATGGGTTGTTTCACAGCATTG ATGACAAAGTTTACGCACGTACGTGACTGGCCTCTCCTGGAATCGGCATTGTTTGTCCTCATGTCATACGCGGCTTTCCTCATCGCCGAAGTGTGCGAATTAACAG gtgTTGTAGCGGTACTATTCTGTGGTATATGTCAGGCCCATTACACATACAACAACCTGTCTACGGACTCGAGAAATCGGACAAAACAATTGTTTGAATTGCTCAACTTTTTGGctgaaaactttatatttacatacattggTGTTTCGATGTTCACTTTCCCGAAACACCATTTTGATCCCTGGTTTATTATTGCCGGATTT TTGACTTCAACTCTTGGCCGAGCAGTAAATATCTATCCGCTCTCATTTCTAATGAATCTCGGACGAAAACCACCAATACCCATGAATTTCCAACACATGCTCTTCTTTTCTG GATTGCGAGGCGCAATGTCTTTCGCGCTAGCAATCCGTAACACAGTATCAGAGGCGCGTCAGGCGATGTTGACGACGACATCATTGATTGTGATAGCCACGGTGGTACTGCAAGGAGGCGCAGCGACGCATGCCTTAGCGTACTTGCGTATACCCACCGG cCAAGGACAGAACGAAGAAAGCGACACGCTTCCGTACAGGGATGTGAGAaat gaaaGCCATCGTGATAGCGGCGATAGCGGAACTGAGAAATCCCGGCTAGCTAAGTTATGGGGTGCGCTGGACTCTCGTCTGCTTAAGCCGCTGCTTACGCACGCAAGACCACCACTTACGGAGACATTGCCCGCATTCTTTAGACCTCTAGCGAGGCTTTTGACTACCACACGCCAGTACACACAAGGA gACAATAATGGACTTCGAAGGACCGATTCAGATTCGGATCTGTGTATTGACGAACCACAACCAGTTCCTACAAGTATAGACCCACAG CAACTTTGGCCCGGACTTGTGGATACAAGGATTTCTGTTGAAGGTATCACTGGCAGTAATATATAA
- the LOC123715996 gene encoding sodium/hydrogen exchanger 7 isoform X8 yields MNLLFVYCNIFLYIIVSCDASGTDIALDAKATLLHRIDSLNLLIYTCLLTLTVLTIWVFKHRRVSWLHETGLAVIYGLIVGAIIRYGSSTNEITYIDAHPDPDSKYNLSVPPDMVRFHFPDKIQVTGDGPVPNKTYAYSFRGEIVNVEQNEIDLKATFDPEIFFNIILPPIIFHAGYCLKRKYFFRNLGAILTFAMVGTALSALVIGSLMYGFVQLMPASLASSFTFLDTLYFGALISPTDPLTVLAIFSQLKVDVNLYAMIFGESVLNDAVALVLSGAIQNYEKRYSTDGEFEITAFLQAIGDFIGIFSLSLIVGALMGCFTALMTKFTHVRDWPLLESALFVLMSYAAFLIAEVCELTGVVAVLFCGICQAHYTYNNLSTDSRNRTKQLFELLNFLAENFIFTYIGVSMFTFPKHHFDPWFIIAGFLTSTLGRAVNIYPLSFLMNLGRKPPIPMNFQHMLFFSGLRGAMSFALAIRNTVSEARQAMLTTTSLIVIATVVLQGGAATHALAYLRIPTGYELSQGQNEESDTLPYRDVRNLYQATDVGSSPGDISLGLRNVDVTTSSEQAPESHRDSGDSGTEKSRLAKLWGALDSRLLKPLLTHARPPLTETLPAFFRPLARLLTTTRQYTQGDNNGLRRTDSDSDLCIDEPQPVPTSIDPQQLWPGLVDTRISVEGITGSNI; encoded by the exons ATGAATCTATTATTTGTCTACTGTAAtatctttttgtatataattgtatCATGTGATGCTTCTGGAACCGATATAGCACTTGATGCTAAGGCTACTTTGCTCCATCGTATAGATagtttaaatcttttaatttatacatgtcTTCTTACCCTGACCGTGCTTACAATTTGGGTATTCAAGCATCGTCGTGTGAGCTGGCTCCACGAAACGGGCTTGGCTGTAATATATG gtCTTATAGTTGGTGCCATTATTAGATATGGAAGCAGTACAAATGAAATTACCTATATTGATGCTCATCCAGATCCAGATTCCAAATACAACCTGTCTGTGCCCCCAGATATGGTTAGGTTCCACTTTCCAGATAAAATTCAAGTAACGGGTG ATGGTCCTGTACCAAACAAAACATATGCATACAGCTTTAGAGGAGAAATTGTTAATGTAGAACAGAATGAAATAGATCTAAAAGCTACATTTGatcctgaaatattttttaatattattcttccACCTATTATTTTCCATGCAGGGTACTGTTTAAAAAGA aAATACTTCTTTCGCAATTTAGGTGCTATATTGACCTTTGCAATGGTTGGGACGGCATTATCTGCATTGGTTATTGGATCACTTATGTATGGTTTTGTTCAACTGATGCCAGCATCATTGGCATCAAGCTTCACATTTTTAGACACACTCTACTTTGGTGCACTTATCTCTCCAACAGATCCCTTAACAGTTCTTGCTATTTTCTCACAGTTAAAG GTTGATGTTAATTTGTATGCAATGATTTTTGGCGAAAGTGTCCTAAATGATGCAGTAGCTTTAGTACTTAGCGG agcTATTCAAAACTATGAGAAGAGATATTCAACGGATGGCGAGTTTGAAATAACAGCGTTTTTACAAGCCATAGGCGATTTTATCGGAATATTCAGCCTTTCTCTTATCGTTGGAGCTCTCATGGGTTGTTTCACAGCATTG ATGACAAAGTTTACGCACGTACGTGACTGGCCTCTCCTGGAATCGGCATTGTTTGTCCTCATGTCATACGCGGCTTTCCTCATCGCCGAAGTGTGCGAATTAACAG gtgTTGTAGCGGTACTATTCTGTGGTATATGTCAGGCCCATTACACATACAACAACCTGTCTACGGACTCGAGAAATCGGACAAAACAATTGTTTGAATTGCTCAACTTTTTGGctgaaaactttatatttacatacattggTGTTTCGATGTTCACTTTCCCGAAACACCATTTTGATCCCTGGTTTATTATTGCCGGATTT TTGACTTCAACTCTTGGCCGAGCAGTAAATATCTATCCGCTCTCATTTCTAATGAATCTCGGACGAAAACCACCAATACCCATGAATTTCCAACACATGCTCTTCTTTTCTG GATTGCGAGGCGCAATGTCTTTCGCGCTAGCAATCCGTAACACAGTATCAGAGGCGCGTCAGGCGATGTTGACGACGACATCATTGATTGTGATAGCCACGGTGGTACTGCAAGGAGGCGCAGCGACGCATGCCTTAGCGTACTTGCGTATACCCACCGGGTACGAACTTAg cCAAGGACAGAACGAAGAAAGCGACACGCTTCCGTACAGGGATGTGAGAaat CTGTACCAGGCCACGGACGTGGGCAGCTCG CCAGGTGATATTAGTTTGGGGCTAAGAAACGTGGACGTAACAACATCGAGTGAGCAAGCACCC gaaaGCCATCGTGATAGCGGCGATAGCGGAACTGAGAAATCCCGGCTAGCTAAGTTATGGGGTGCGCTGGACTCTCGTCTGCTTAAGCCGCTGCTTACGCACGCAAGACCACCACTTACGGAGACATTGCCCGCATTCTTTAGACCTCTAGCGAGGCTTTTGACTACCACACGCCAGTACACACAAGGA gACAATAATGGACTTCGAAGGACCGATTCAGATTCGGATCTGTGTATTGACGAACCACAACCAGTTCCTACAAGTATAGACCCACAG CAACTTTGGCCCGGACTTGTGGATACAAGGATTTCTGTTGAAGGTATCACTGGCAGTAATATATAA
- the LOC123715996 gene encoding sodium/hydrogen exchanger 7 isoform X3, which yields MNLLFVYCNIFLYIIVSCDASGTDIALDAKATLLHRIDSLNLLIYTCLLTLTVLTIWVFKHRRVSWLHETGLAVIYGLIVGAIIRYGSSTNEITYIDAHPDPDSKYNLSVPPDMVRFHFPDKIQVTGDGPVPNKTYAYSFRGEIVNVEQNEIDLKATFDPEIFFNIILPPIIFHAGYCLKRKYFFRNLGAILTFAMVGTALSALVIGSLMYGFVQLMPASLASSFTFLDTLYFGALISPTDPLTVLAIFSQLKVDVNLYAMIFGESVLNDAVALVLSGAIQNYEKRYSTDGEFEITAFLQAIGDFIGIFSLSLIVGALMGCFTALMTKFTHVRDWPLLESALFVLMSYAAFLIAEVCELTGVVAVLFCGICQAHYTYNNLSTDSRNRTKQLFELLNFLAENFIFTYIGVSMFTFPKHHFDPWFIIAGFLTSTLGRAVNIYPLSFLMNLGRKPPIPMNFQHMLFFSGLRGAMSFALAIRNTVSEARQAMLTTTSLIVIATVVLQGGAATHALAYLRIPTGYELSQGQNEESDTLPYRDVRNLYQATDVGSSTGRMVVKWGKDESGVIMPCHLNYEDSRSNYNYHSTPCEESHRDSGDSGTEKSRLAKLWGALDSRLLKPLLTHARPPLTETLPAFFRPLARLLTTTRQYTQGDNNGLRRTDSDSDLCIDEPQPVPTSIDPQLSFNVRNGYGNI from the exons ATGAATCTATTATTTGTCTACTGTAAtatctttttgtatataattgtatCATGTGATGCTTCTGGAACCGATATAGCACTTGATGCTAAGGCTACTTTGCTCCATCGTATAGATagtttaaatcttttaatttatacatgtcTTCTTACCCTGACCGTGCTTACAATTTGGGTATTCAAGCATCGTCGTGTGAGCTGGCTCCACGAAACGGGCTTGGCTGTAATATATG gtCTTATAGTTGGTGCCATTATTAGATATGGAAGCAGTACAAATGAAATTACCTATATTGATGCTCATCCAGATCCAGATTCCAAATACAACCTGTCTGTGCCCCCAGATATGGTTAGGTTCCACTTTCCAGATAAAATTCAAGTAACGGGTG ATGGTCCTGTACCAAACAAAACATATGCATACAGCTTTAGAGGAGAAATTGTTAATGTAGAACAGAATGAAATAGATCTAAAAGCTACATTTGatcctgaaatattttttaatattattcttccACCTATTATTTTCCATGCAGGGTACTGTTTAAAAAGA aAATACTTCTTTCGCAATTTAGGTGCTATATTGACCTTTGCAATGGTTGGGACGGCATTATCTGCATTGGTTATTGGATCACTTATGTATGGTTTTGTTCAACTGATGCCAGCATCATTGGCATCAAGCTTCACATTTTTAGACACACTCTACTTTGGTGCACTTATCTCTCCAACAGATCCCTTAACAGTTCTTGCTATTTTCTCACAGTTAAAG GTTGATGTTAATTTGTATGCAATGATTTTTGGCGAAAGTGTCCTAAATGATGCAGTAGCTTTAGTACTTAGCGG agcTATTCAAAACTATGAGAAGAGATATTCAACGGATGGCGAGTTTGAAATAACAGCGTTTTTACAAGCCATAGGCGATTTTATCGGAATATTCAGCCTTTCTCTTATCGTTGGAGCTCTCATGGGTTGTTTCACAGCATTG ATGACAAAGTTTACGCACGTACGTGACTGGCCTCTCCTGGAATCGGCATTGTTTGTCCTCATGTCATACGCGGCTTTCCTCATCGCCGAAGTGTGCGAATTAACAG gtgTTGTAGCGGTACTATTCTGTGGTATATGTCAGGCCCATTACACATACAACAACCTGTCTACGGACTCGAGAAATCGGACAAAACAATTGTTTGAATTGCTCAACTTTTTGGctgaaaactttatatttacatacattggTGTTTCGATGTTCACTTTCCCGAAACACCATTTTGATCCCTGGTTTATTATTGCCGGATTT TTGACTTCAACTCTTGGCCGAGCAGTAAATATCTATCCGCTCTCATTTCTAATGAATCTCGGACGAAAACCACCAATACCCATGAATTTCCAACACATGCTCTTCTTTTCTG GATTGCGAGGCGCAATGTCTTTCGCGCTAGCAATCCGTAACACAGTATCAGAGGCGCGTCAGGCGATGTTGACGACGACATCATTGATTGTGATAGCCACGGTGGTACTGCAAGGAGGCGCAGCGACGCATGCCTTAGCGTACTTGCGTATACCCACCGGGTACGAACTTAg cCAAGGACAGAACGAAGAAAGCGACACGCTTCCGTACAGGGATGTGAGAaat CTGTACCAGGCCACGGACGTGGGCAGCTCG ACTGGCCGCATGGTAGTTAAATGGGGAAAAGACGAGAGCGGAGTCATAATGCCTTGCCACCTTAACTATGAGGAC TCTCGTTCAAACTACAACTATCACAGTACTCCCTGCGAA gaaaGCCATCGTGATAGCGGCGATAGCGGAACTGAGAAATCCCGGCTAGCTAAGTTATGGGGTGCGCTGGACTCTCGTCTGCTTAAGCCGCTGCTTACGCACGCAAGACCACCACTTACGGAGACATTGCCCGCATTCTTTAGACCTCTAGCGAGGCTTTTGACTACCACACGCCAGTACACACAAGGA gACAATAATGGACTTCGAAGGACCGATTCAGATTCGGATCTGTGTATTGACGAACCACAACCAGTTCCTACAAGTATAGACCCACAG CTATCTTTTAACGTTCGGAATGGATATGGgaatatataa
- the LOC123715996 gene encoding sodium/hydrogen exchanger 7 isoform X1: MNLLFVYCNIFLYIIVSCDASGTDIALDAKATLLHRIDSLNLLIYTCLLTLTVLTIWVFKHRRVSWLHETGLAVIYGLIVGAIIRYGSSTNEITYIDAHPDPDSKYNLSVPPDMVRFHFPDKIQVTGDGPVPNKTYAYSFRGEIVNVEQNEIDLKATFDPEIFFNIILPPIIFHAGYCLKRKYFFRNLGAILTFAMVGTALSALVIGSLMYGFVQLMPASLASSFTFLDTLYFGALISPTDPLTVLAIFSQLKVDVNLYAMIFGESVLNDAVALVLSGAIQNYEKRYSTDGEFEITAFLQAIGDFIGIFSLSLIVGALMGCFTALMTKFTHVRDWPLLESALFVLMSYAAFLIAEVCELTGVVAVLFCGICQAHYTYNNLSTDSRNRTKQLFELLNFLAENFIFTYIGVSMFTFPKHHFDPWFIIAGFLTSTLGRAVNIYPLSFLMNLGRKPPIPMNFQHMLFFSGLRGAMSFALAIRNTVSEARQAMLTTTSLIVIATVVLQGGAATHALAYLRIPTGYELSQGQNEESDTLPYRDVRNLYQATDVGSSTGRMVVKWGKDESGVIMPCHLNYEDSRSNYNYHSTPCEESHRDSGDSGTEKSRLAKLWGALDSRLLKPLLTHARPPLTETLPAFFRPLARLLTTTRQYTQGDNNGLRRTDSDSDLCIDEPQPVPTSIDPQQLWPGLVDTRISVEGITGSNI, from the exons ATGAATCTATTATTTGTCTACTGTAAtatctttttgtatataattgtatCATGTGATGCTTCTGGAACCGATATAGCACTTGATGCTAAGGCTACTTTGCTCCATCGTATAGATagtttaaatcttttaatttatacatgtcTTCTTACCCTGACCGTGCTTACAATTTGGGTATTCAAGCATCGTCGTGTGAGCTGGCTCCACGAAACGGGCTTGGCTGTAATATATG gtCTTATAGTTGGTGCCATTATTAGATATGGAAGCAGTACAAATGAAATTACCTATATTGATGCTCATCCAGATCCAGATTCCAAATACAACCTGTCTGTGCCCCCAGATATGGTTAGGTTCCACTTTCCAGATAAAATTCAAGTAACGGGTG ATGGTCCTGTACCAAACAAAACATATGCATACAGCTTTAGAGGAGAAATTGTTAATGTAGAACAGAATGAAATAGATCTAAAAGCTACATTTGatcctgaaatattttttaatattattcttccACCTATTATTTTCCATGCAGGGTACTGTTTAAAAAGA aAATACTTCTTTCGCAATTTAGGTGCTATATTGACCTTTGCAATGGTTGGGACGGCATTATCTGCATTGGTTATTGGATCACTTATGTATGGTTTTGTTCAACTGATGCCAGCATCATTGGCATCAAGCTTCACATTTTTAGACACACTCTACTTTGGTGCACTTATCTCTCCAACAGATCCCTTAACAGTTCTTGCTATTTTCTCACAGTTAAAG GTTGATGTTAATTTGTATGCAATGATTTTTGGCGAAAGTGTCCTAAATGATGCAGTAGCTTTAGTACTTAGCGG agcTATTCAAAACTATGAGAAGAGATATTCAACGGATGGCGAGTTTGAAATAACAGCGTTTTTACAAGCCATAGGCGATTTTATCGGAATATTCAGCCTTTCTCTTATCGTTGGAGCTCTCATGGGTTGTTTCACAGCATTG ATGACAAAGTTTACGCACGTACGTGACTGGCCTCTCCTGGAATCGGCATTGTTTGTCCTCATGTCATACGCGGCTTTCCTCATCGCCGAAGTGTGCGAATTAACAG gtgTTGTAGCGGTACTATTCTGTGGTATATGTCAGGCCCATTACACATACAACAACCTGTCTACGGACTCGAGAAATCGGACAAAACAATTGTTTGAATTGCTCAACTTTTTGGctgaaaactttatatttacatacattggTGTTTCGATGTTCACTTTCCCGAAACACCATTTTGATCCCTGGTTTATTATTGCCGGATTT TTGACTTCAACTCTTGGCCGAGCAGTAAATATCTATCCGCTCTCATTTCTAATGAATCTCGGACGAAAACCACCAATACCCATGAATTTCCAACACATGCTCTTCTTTTCTG GATTGCGAGGCGCAATGTCTTTCGCGCTAGCAATCCGTAACACAGTATCAGAGGCGCGTCAGGCGATGTTGACGACGACATCATTGATTGTGATAGCCACGGTGGTACTGCAAGGAGGCGCAGCGACGCATGCCTTAGCGTACTTGCGTATACCCACCGGGTACGAACTTAg cCAAGGACAGAACGAAGAAAGCGACACGCTTCCGTACAGGGATGTGAGAaat CTGTACCAGGCCACGGACGTGGGCAGCTCG ACTGGCCGCATGGTAGTTAAATGGGGAAAAGACGAGAGCGGAGTCATAATGCCTTGCCACCTTAACTATGAGGAC TCTCGTTCAAACTACAACTATCACAGTACTCCCTGCGAA gaaaGCCATCGTGATAGCGGCGATAGCGGAACTGAGAAATCCCGGCTAGCTAAGTTATGGGGTGCGCTGGACTCTCGTCTGCTTAAGCCGCTGCTTACGCACGCAAGACCACCACTTACGGAGACATTGCCCGCATTCTTTAGACCTCTAGCGAGGCTTTTGACTACCACACGCCAGTACACACAAGGA gACAATAATGGACTTCGAAGGACCGATTCAGATTCGGATCTGTGTATTGACGAACCACAACCAGTTCCTACAAGTATAGACCCACAG CAACTTTGGCCCGGACTTGTGGATACAAGGATTTCTGTTGAAGGTATCACTGGCAGTAATATATAA